In the genome of Streptomyces sp. Q6, the window CGCCAAGCAGCGGTACACGACGATGCGCGACGCGCTGCGCGCCACCGGGCGGCCCATCGTCTACAGCATCTGCGAGTGGGGCCAGAACAAGCCGTGGGAGTGGGCGTCCGACGTCGGCCACCTGTGGCGCACCACCGGCGACATCAGTGACAGCTGGGGCTCCATGCTCTCGCTGATGAAGCAGAATCTGCCGCTGGCGCCGTACGCCGGACCCGGTCACTGGAACGACCCCGACATGCTGGAGGTCGGCAACGGCGGCATGACGGACACCGAGTACCGCACGCACTTCTCGATGTGGTCGGTGATGGCGGCGCCGCTGCTCATCGGCACGGATCTGCGTACGGCGTCGGACGCGACGTACGACATCCTCTCCAATCGCGATGTGATCGCCGTCGACCAGGACCCGCTGGGCAAGCAGGGCAGCGTCGTCTCGTCGGAGGGCGGCCGCTGGGTCGTGTCGAAGGAGATGAAGGACGGCAGCCGCGCCGTGGCCCTGTTCAACGAGACGGGTTCCGCGCAGCGCGTGGCGACCACCGCGAAGGCCGTCGGCCTGCCCGCGGCGGACGGGTATGTCGCCCGCGACCTGTGGCGGCACCAGAACGTCAACACCGCCGGAACGCTCGCCGCGACGGTCCCCGCGCACGGCACGGTGCTGCTGCGCGTGGCGGCCGACCCGAAGTTCGCCGCGTACCCGCCGGCGGCCGAACTCGGCCTGGGTGACGCCGTGTTCGTCGAGCCGGGCGACTCGACGGCTGTCTCCAGTACGTTCACGAACCTGGGCCGGACCACCGCGCGTGACGTGTCGGTGTCACTGAGCGGTCCGGCCGGAGCGGGCTGGAAGGTCACCGCGGGCGGTGCGACGACGGCGGCCTCCGTGCCCGGCGGCAGGTCCCTCGGCACCCCGTGGAAGGTGACCGTCCCCGCGGGCACGGCCACGGGCTCGTACGATCTGACGCTGCGCGCCTCCTACCGGTCCCCGCAGGGCACGAAGGTGACGACGACCGTCCCGGTGACCGCCCATGTGGCGACGGCGCCGCCCGCCGGCACCTCGTCCCTCGGCGATCTCCCGTGGCTGTCGACGACCAACGGCTGGGGGCCGGTCGAGCGGAACACCAGCAACGGCGAGAGCGGCGCGGGCGACGGCAGGCCGATCACCATCGGCGGAACCGTCTACGCCAAGGGGCTCGGCGTCCACGCCGAGAGCTCGGTCGAGTACTTCACGGCCCGCAGTTGTGAACGGGTCACCGCGCAGGTCGGTGTCGACGACGAGAAGGGCGCCAAGGGCACCGTCGCGTTCGAGGTGTGGGCCGACGGCCGGAAGGTGGCCTCGACCGGCACACTCACCAACTCCGATGCCGCGCAGGCGATCTCGGCCGATGTGACGGGTGCTCAGCTGGTGCGGCTCGTCGTCACGGACGGCGGTGACGGCATCGACTCCGACCACGCGGACTGGGCGGACGCGCAGCTGACCTGCTGAGCCGCCGCCCCGCGTCATCCGTGTCAGGTACGTGGGCGGGGGCT includes:
- a CDS encoding NPCBM/NEW2 domain-containing protein translates to MRRLPTRRTGVGRRVVGTVAAALLCAGGLAAVPAAAAAPAEPAPAVDDGLALTPPMGFNNWNSTHCRADFDEAMVKGIADLFVEKGLKDAGYQYVNLDDCWALPERDANGKLVPDPARFPNGITAVADYVHSKGLKLGIYTSAGTKTCSTIGFPGALGHEYSDAQQFADWGVDYLKYDNCNNQGVDAKQRYTTMRDALRATGRPIVYSICEWGQNKPWEWASDVGHLWRTTGDISDSWGSMLSLMKQNLPLAPYAGPGHWNDPDMLEVGNGGMTDTEYRTHFSMWSVMAAPLLIGTDLRTASDATYDILSNRDVIAVDQDPLGKQGSVVSSEGGRWVVSKEMKDGSRAVALFNETGSAQRVATTAKAVGLPAADGYVARDLWRHQNVNTAGTLAATVPAHGTVLLRVAADPKFAAYPPAAELGLGDAVFVEPGDSTAVSSTFTNLGRTTARDVSVSLSGPAGAGWKVTAGGATTAASVPGGRSLGTPWKVTVPAGTATGSYDLTLRASYRSPQGTKVTTTVPVTAHVATAPPAGTSSLGDLPWLSTTNGWGPVERNTSNGESGAGDGRPITIGGTVYAKGLGVHAESSVEYFTARSCERVTAQVGVDDEKGAKGTVAFEVWADGRKVASTGTLTNSDAAQAISADVTGAQLVRLVVTDGGDGIDSDHADWADAQLTC